GTAAAAAGCAGAAATGACAAGCAATTGAGAAACAAGGCTGGGGAACAGAAGACGAGTGGATGTGATCCAGAAGAAACTGCAGCAGTAGGCCCTGACAAAGCTCCTATTGTTCCATGTGGCCTGATTGCTTGGAGTCTGTTCAATGATACGTTTAAGTTCTCTTTTGAATCAAAGGTGCTTGATGTGAACAAGAAAAATATAGCATGGGAGAGTGATCGTAAGCACAAGTTTGGATCTGATGTTTATCCTAAAAATTTCCAGAACGGAAGCCTTATTGGGGGAGCCCAACTTAATTCCAGCATGCCTGTAATGTTGATTCTGATAATACTCTAATTTTTCTAATCTTCTCTTACATATTTACAGGATTATCTTATCATAGTGCTTGTTCCCCATTATGTTGTAGGCAAAAGTATTGTAATGATCTTACTAATACAACCATATTTGTTGTTCCTGTCATCCAGCTTAGTGAACAAGAGGATCTAATTGTGTGGATGCGAACTGCAGCACTTCCAACTTTTAGGAAGTTATATGGGAAGATAGAACAAGACCTGCATGCGAATCAGAAGATATCAATCATTATACAAAATAATTACAATACATATAGTTTTGGGGGAAAAAAGAGTTTGGTCCTTTCTACGACAAGTTGGATTGGCGGGAAAAACGAATTCCTTGGTGTCGGATATCTCACAGTTGGTGGCCTATCCTTAACCTTTGCAGTCGGATTCATACTGGTTTACATCCTCAAGCCAAGGTCAGTCATCGATTGTTTATAAACTTGTTTCCATTCTGATTTATACATACTGCAATTTTAACAAAGTTTGATTCTTATAGAATGCTTGGATTTTCGATAATGCAGGGAAATTGGTGATCCATCGTATTTGTCATGGAACAGAAATCCAGCAGGACACCTGATTTCTTAATTATTTTACTTGTATTTCACAGACACAGTTCCAGGAtattttgttcttttcattATATAGCTTCTTCTGGTATTGCAGGCATGATTTGTGTTATAATGATACACGGAGTATTTCATATGTATTTAAGTTCTGATTAGTTAAGGAAACACAAGCCGTACTCTGTGATTGTTTTAGAGTACTTGATAATTGATTATGTACATAGCTAATACCCCTTTGTCCCCGGAGTTATTTGCAAAAACTCatatttagaaaataatatAAGAATTAGAGTTTTTAGTAGATTTATTGACTACAAAACATTTCCAAATTTAATTTTCTCAATTCtattcaaccaacttttgaATGAAAAGATCATGTTAGGATCATGTCTCGAATTAGAATTCGGCTCGCGAAAAGGAACCAAGGTTCAGGCTGGTAGAATATTGTTTAGTGAGCGGATTTTCAAGAATTCTGATAAGTGAATG
This sequence is a window from Spinacia oleracea cultivar Varoflay chromosome 1, BTI_SOV_V1, whole genome shotgun sequence. Protein-coding genes within it:
- the LOC110797397 gene encoding ALA-interacting subunit 1-like isoform X2; protein product: MGSSGTGRKDKGSDSSTHKKNSKRPKYSRFTQQELPACKPILTPPWVVEIVQEYDADCIPPDYRKDKVGYIQSDSTNKTCTLSMIVPKQMRSPVYIYYQLENFYQNHRRYVKSRNDKQLRNKAGEQKTSGCDPEETAAVGPDKAPIVPCGLIAWSLFNDTFKFSFESKVLDVNKKNIAWESDRKHKFGSDVYPKNFQNGSLIGGAQLNSSMPLSEQEDLIVWMRTAALPTFRKLYGKIEQDLHANQKISIIIQNNYNTYSFGGKKSLVLSTTSWIGGKNEFLGVGYLTVGGLSLTFAVGFILVYILKPREIGDPSYLSWNRNPAGHLIS
- the LOC110797397 gene encoding ALA-interacting subunit 1-like isoform X1; this encodes MGSSGTGRKDKGSDSSTHKKNSKRPKYSRFTQQELPACKPILTPPWVIAVFVAIGIIFIPVGLVSLSASEHVVEIVQEYDADCIPPDYRKDKVGYIQSDSTNKTCTLSMIVPKQMRSPVYIYYQLENFYQNHRRYVKSRNDKQLRNKAGEQKTSGCDPEETAAVGPDKAPIVPCGLIAWSLFNDTFKFSFESKVLDVNKKNIAWESDRKHKFGSDVYPKNFQNGSLIGGAQLNSSMPLSEQEDLIVWMRTAALPTFRKLYGKIEQDLHANQKISIIIQNNYNTYSFGGKKSLVLSTTSWIGGKNEFLGVGYLTVGGLSLTFAVGFILVYILKPREIGDPSYLSWNRNPAGHLIS